The following proteins are encoded in a genomic region of Streptococcus equi subsp. equi:
- a CDS encoding putative Fe3+-siderophore transport protein — translation MKSINKCAILALSTLALAQSAQTVRSEATQVSSSLVTTVKLKDNILLFEEIGPYADKSEGKLYYKNIEKILIDGKEYDKKLEGDYSYDINYQGIKVNAKNITEGQHQLRIVNKTNGGILVVFDKKGNDVTFVSAKPSDDTTASPQQAAAKTEKPAKVTSHDGLATLSFITKLETTEGELLFPEIDRYSSTKQIKELAHQITKIKVNDQDYKDLVYDSVKDKPGYVSDLKGLHLGTTAFKEGENKVVISSQSFEDVIITVKKSGEQYTFVSAKQKQRQGSQQEAPQGLDFTKLESAIKEAERIIASEANKEQVKDLSSKLQVIKESYRQIDNEKLLKETYELLMDSIKSYQGTDLAVTDLKAGTYTLTFKANKENTEEASMLQGAFDKKAKLVVKEDGKMEISLLNTALGQFLIDFSIESKGQYPTSVRTQVGERDINNNYIRVNLPYRLRSWTSFTRVLC, via the coding sequence ATGAAAAGTATCAATAAGTGCGCCATTCTTGCTTTATCAACGCTGGCTCTTGCCCAGTCTGCCCAGACGGTTCGCTCAGAGGCTACTCAAGTCTCTTCAAGTCTTGTGACGACTGTCAAGCTTAAGGATAATATTTTATTGTTCGAGGAGATCGGTCCCTATGCGGACAAGTCAGAGGGGAAGCTCTATTATAAAAATATCGAGAAAATTCTCATTGATGGTAAAGAGTATGACAAAAAGCTGGAGGGTGACTATAGCTATGACATCAATTACCAAGGAATCAAGGTAAACGCTAAGAACATCACAGAAGGACAGCATCAGCTGCGCATCGTCAATAAGACTAACGGAGGCATTCTTGTGGTCTTTGACAAGAAAGGAAATGATGTTACCTTTGTTTCTGCCAAGCCTTCAGATGATACTACTGCTTCACCGCAGCAAGCTGCTGCTAAGACAGAAAAGCCTGCTAAGGTAACTAGCCATGATGGCTTAGCGACCCTATCATTTATCACCAAACTAGAGACAACAGAAGGAGAGCTTCTTTTTCCGGAAATTGATCGCTATTCCAGCACCAAGCAAATTAAGGAATTAGCTCATCAAATCACAAAGATCAAGGTCAATGACCAGGACTATAAGGATTTGGTCTATGATTCAGTAAAGGACAAGCCTGGCTATGTGTCTGACCTGAAGGGGCTTCATCTTGGGACGACAGCTTTCAAGGAGGGAGAAAACAAGGTTGTCATTTCCTCACAAAGCTTTGAAGATGTCATCATTACAGTGAAAAAGTCAGGGGAGCAATACACCTTTGTTTCTGCTAAGCAAAAGCAGAGACAAGGATCCCAGCAGGAAGCACCGCAGGGACTTGATTTTACTAAGCTGGAAAGCGCGATCAAGGAAGCTGAGCGTATCATTGCTAGCGAGGCCAATAAAGAACAGGTCAAGGACTTGTCTAGCAAGCTTCAGGTGATCAAGGAGTCCTATCGTCAGATTGACAATGAAAAATTGCTCAAGGAGACCTATGAGCTTTTGATGGATAGTATCAAGTCCTATCAGGGAACTGATCTGGCTGTTACGGATCTAAAGGCAGGAACCTATACCTTAACCTTTAAGGCCAATAAGGAAAATACAGAGGAAGCCTCAATGCTGCAGGGAGCATTTGATAAGAAGGCCAAGCTGGTCGTCAAAGAAGATGGCAAGATGGAGATTTCATTGCTCAATACAGCTCTAGGGCAATTTTTGATTGACTTTTCCATTGAGAGTAAAGGGCAGTATCCAACCTCTGTCCGCACTCAGGTTGGTGAACGCGATATTAACAATAACTACATTAGAGTGAATTTACCCTACCGATTGAGGAGCTGGACAAGCTTCACAAGGGTGCTGTGCTAG
- the inlA_1 gene encoding putative Fe3+-siderophore transport protein — MGGQESDLHHYDKYTKLDMTFSATASKGWTGYQAEIDDKEKGVGSERLEKVLVKLGKDLNGDGKMSPEEIAKIEGELRLDHYDLTDISLLKHAKHITELHLEGNQIASIPKETFSQMTNLRFLNLRSNVITTLDKDTFAHNSQLKELYLSSNYMPNLEEGLFRNLGQLDQLDLSKNRISVIRDGVFNGLSRLTSLALAENIITEFSENALASLDNLNFFDVSENQLGSLPSSLSKLTKLSYIVANRNQVLDIANIDFSHMPNLLTVDLASNELTKIPQGAFKANKQLSKLNVYNNLLTNISEADFADLKALDLDLKFNCLSGVSDKLRQIMGTNKLNPQKQFANLSATLNHQAMTYHQGFSLLDLYYWEQQTLSSTEAEISSVEDYNKRLKASSSDIIALLNERYADWDIVVQLQKKTSTGQYVTVDERRLNNDPQDELQGSFDLKGAGVYRVRKALITKEFAKKREHIYLTSNDVEVKEDQLAGSDQSKGLDINKLEDGVYYIKASMLKNDLQSESMSHQAIDHRVKLIVNKGVYSLEVTFKGMKIGNLTGYLGELSYFVDGYQRDLTGRPVGKTEKAEVVSYFTDVTGKPLSDAYGSNYPQVLRFRLIDQAKKDGLVPLRVFVPIMDAISKGTGFQTVFMKLDLQSLTKDKAQLPHSEDNQGHGTIGELLQPHTGIIGGHTSPAIPNLTNLLTKKSAAPSSNAKEDAKTGTDKLKSLISSHKASKAGTGKASKQAAKTRAKAKSKAAKHSQEQMKADHRGHIIIGLASFIVIAVGLILGRKKLF, encoded by the coding sequence ATGGGTGGTCAGGAAAGCGACCTACATCACTATGACAAATACACCAAGTTGGACATGACCTTTAGCGCTACAGCAAGTAAGGGCTGGACAGGCTATCAGGCTGAGATTGACGACAAGGAAAAAGGGGTCGGCTCTGAGCGTCTTGAAAAGGTTTTGGTTAAGCTTGGTAAGGACCTTAACGGTGATGGCAAAATGTCACCTGAGGAAATTGCGAAGATTGAAGGTGAGCTGCGCCTAGACCACTATGATTTGACAGATATTTCACTCTTAAAGCATGCTAAGCATATTACTGAGCTGCACTTAGAGGGCAATCAGATTGCAAGCATTCCAAAGGAAACCTTCAGTCAAATGACCAATCTAAGGTTCTTAAATCTTCGCAGCAATGTGATTACAACCCTAGATAAGGATACCTTTGCTCATAACAGCCAGCTAAAAGAGCTCTATCTCTCAAGCAACTATATGCCAAATCTGGAGGAAGGACTATTTAGAAATCTTGGTCAGCTGGATCAGCTAGATCTGTCAAAAAATAGAATCAGCGTGATTCGAGATGGTGTCTTTAATGGTCTATCTCGCTTGACCTCCTTGGCCTTGGCTGAAAATATCATTACTGAATTTTCAGAAAATGCTCTAGCTTCACTTGATAATCTAAACTTCTTTGATGTTTCTGAAAACCAGTTGGGCAGCCTGCCAAGCTCCTTGAGTAAGCTAACTAAGCTTTCTTATATCGTTGCCAATCGAAACCAGGTTTTAGATATTGCTAATATTGACTTTAGTCATATGCCAAACTTATTAACCGTTGACTTGGCATCAAATGAGCTAACTAAAATCCCACAGGGAGCCTTCAAGGCTAATAAGCAGCTATCAAAGCTTAATGTCTATAATAACCTTTTAACGAATATTAGCGAAGCTGATTTTGCAGATCTAAAGGCATTGGATCTTGATCTTAAGTTTAACTGCCTAAGTGGCGTTAGTGATAAGCTTAGACAGATCATGGGAACAAATAAGCTAAACCCACAAAAGCAATTTGCTAATCTATCTGCGACTTTAAATCATCAAGCGATGACCTATCACCAAGGGTTTAGCCTGCTTGATTTGTATTATTGGGAGCAGCAGACACTCTCAAGCACCGAAGCAGAAATTAGCTCTGTTGAGGATTACAATAAACGCCTTAAGGCAAGCTCGTCAGACATCATTGCCTTATTAAATGAGCGTTATGCTGACTGGGATATTGTGGTGCAATTGCAGAAAAAAACATCAACCGGTCAATATGTCACCGTTGATGAGAGACGCTTGAATAACGATCCACAAGATGAGCTTCAAGGCTCCTTTGACCTAAAGGGAGCAGGTGTTTATCGTGTTCGTAAGGCTCTTATCACCAAGGAATTTGCTAAGAAGCGTGAGCATATTTATCTGACCTCTAATGATGTTGAGGTCAAGGAGGATCAGCTTGCAGGTAGTGACCAGTCTAAGGGCTTGGATATTAATAAGCTTGAAGATGGTGTCTACTACATCAAGGCAAGCATGCTTAAAAATGATTTGCAGTCAGAATCAATGTCTCATCAGGCTATTGACCACCGCGTCAAATTGATTGTGAATAAGGGTGTCTATAGCCTAGAGGTGACCTTTAAGGGCATGAAGATCGGTAACCTGACAGGGTATCTCGGAGAGTTGAGCTACTTTGTTGATGGCTACCAAAGGGATTTGACTGGCAGACCGGTTGGTAAGACAGAAAAAGCAGAGGTTGTGTCCTACTTTACAGATGTCACAGGCAAGCCCCTGTCAGACGCTTATGGCAGCAATTACCCACAGGTGTTGAGATTTAGGCTGATTGATCAGGCTAAAAAGGATGGCTTGGTACCTCTTCGCGTCTTTGTGCCAATTATGGACGCTATCTCTAAGGGAACAGGCTTCCAGACAGTCTTTATGAAGTTGGATCTTCAAAGCCTGACAAAGGATAAGGCACAATTGCCACACTCAGAGGACAATCAGGGACATGGTACCATAGGTGAGCTCTTGCAGCCTCACACAGGTATCATTGGTGGTCATACAAGTCCTGCTATTCCTAATTTGACCAATCTTTTGACTAAGAAGTCAGCTGCTCCAAGCAGTAATGCCAAGGAGGACGCTAAGACCGGTACAGATAAGCTTAAGAGCCTGATTTCTTCACATAAGGCGTCTAAGGCTGGTACAGGCAAGGCCTCTAAGCAGGCTGCTAAGACTAGAGCCAAAGCTAAATCTAAGGCTGCTAAACATAGTCAGGAGCAGATGAAAGCTGATCATCGCGGCCATATCATTATCGGTCTAGCAAGCTTTATTGTCATAGCAGTTGGTCTCATTCTTGGTAGGAAAAAATTATTTTAA
- the shp gene encoding heme-binding protein, producing MIKRLFKKLMGGLVVLLVCLAAIGGKAYADKGELYSCVIRRDYRHPVSGQIEDSGGEHAFEIGQGMVEGTVYSNGMLEVTSAGDLYLTFRMSLADFSGNYQFWVQPGGTGAFQAAAYSVTKVGTDTNGTTKDIAIALPDVNTVVRGSMYVEPMGREVVFYLSPSELQEGYSGDMVASFAAGEAKTDHAVTAPAKADEKKAPSKPDSKDAKSAPNPSARPVGQSSSPKKQSNPSKKGQAVGLSTSLDKSKQESSQKPVNNPLPVLVYYVPTALLLSGALVLFIKKKRKNNEESH from the coding sequence ATGATAAAGAGATTATTCAAAAAATTAATGGGTGGCTTGGTGGTATTGCTGGTTTGCCTAGCAGCTATAGGAGGTAAGGCCTATGCTGATAAGGGTGAGCTTTATTCCTGTGTGATTAGGCGAGATTATCGTCACCCGGTTTCAGGGCAAATTGAAGATAGCGGTGGTGAGCACGCTTTTGAGATTGGCCAAGGTATGGTGGAAGGAACAGTTTATAGCAATGGTATGCTAGAGGTAACCTCGGCTGGGGATTTGTATCTGACCTTTCGCATGAGTCTAGCTGATTTTTCAGGTAACTACCAATTTTGGGTTCAGCCGGGTGGTACAGGGGCTTTTCAGGCGGCAGCCTACAGTGTCACCAAGGTTGGCACTGATACCAATGGCACAACAAAGGATATTGCGATTGCTTTGCCTGATGTCAATACGGTTGTTAGAGGCAGCATGTACGTAGAGCCTATGGGCAGAGAGGTTGTCTTTTACCTGTCACCATCTGAGCTACAAGAAGGCTACAGTGGAGATATGGTAGCTAGCTTTGCAGCAGGAGAAGCCAAGACGGATCATGCGGTGACAGCTCCTGCAAAGGCAGATGAGAAGAAAGCTCCTAGTAAACCGGACTCAAAAGACGCCAAGTCAGCTCCTAATCCCTCAGCAAGGCCAGTTGGTCAATCAAGCAGTCCCAAAAAACAGTCAAATCCCTCTAAGAAGGGTCAGGCAGTTGGTTTGAGCACTTCGCTAGATAAAAGTAAGCAAGAGTCGTCCCAAAAGCCAGTAAATAATCCATTGCCAGTTCTGGTTTACTATGTACCAACAGCTCTTTTGTTGTCAGGAGCCTTGGTCTTGTTTATAAAGAAAAAGAGAAAAAACAATGAAGAAAGTCATTAA
- the htsA gene encoding heme-binding lipoprotein — MKKVIKLIGLAVLSLVLSACVDQHPRAEKKADKERIVATSVAVVDICDRLSLDLVGVCDSKLYQLPKRYDAVKRIGLPMNPDMEVIASLKPTWILSPNSLQNDLEPKYQQLDTEYGFLNLTSLEGMYQSIDDLGDLFDRKKEAKRLRADYEEFYRAFKKKHKGQKKPRVLILMGLPGSYLIATNKSYVGNLLELAGGENVYHSEDKEFLSANPEDMLQQQPELILRTAHAIPDKVKDMFDKEFAENDIWKHFEAVKSQQVYDLDNTLFGMSAKFNYKEALNHLSQIFYGAKEVK; from the coding sequence ATGAAGAAAGTCATTAAGCTTATTGGATTAGCTGTTTTGTCCTTGGTGCTATCTGCTTGTGTGGATCAGCACCCTAGGGCAGAGAAAAAGGCTGATAAGGAGAGAATTGTTGCCACCTCTGTGGCTGTTGTTGATATTTGTGATCGGCTAAGCCTAGATTTGGTTGGGGTCTGTGACAGTAAGCTATACCAATTGCCAAAGCGTTACGATGCTGTCAAAAGGATCGGTCTGCCGATGAATCCTGATATGGAGGTTATTGCTTCTCTAAAGCCAACGTGGATACTCAGTCCCAATTCTCTGCAAAATGATTTAGAGCCTAAATACCAGCAATTGGATACGGAATATGGCTTTTTGAATTTAACTAGCCTTGAAGGCATGTACCAGTCGATTGATGATTTGGGGGACTTGTTTGATCGCAAAAAGGAAGCTAAGCGCTTGCGGGCTGATTATGAGGAGTTTTACCGGGCCTTTAAGAAAAAGCATAAAGGGCAAAAAAAGCCTAGGGTTCTTATTTTGATGGGGCTTCCTGGCAGCTATCTGATTGCTACAAATAAATCCTATGTTGGTAATCTGCTTGAGCTGGCTGGTGGTGAGAATGTTTATCACTCTGAGGACAAGGAATTTTTGTCTGCCAATCCAGAAGACATGCTTCAGCAGCAGCCTGAGCTGATTTTGCGTACTGCCCACGCCATTCCAGACAAGGTTAAGGACATGTTTGATAAGGAATTTGCTGAAAATGATATTTGGAAGCATTTTGAAGCTGTCAAGTCTCAGCAGGTTTATGATTTAGACAATACCCTTTTTGGCATGAGTGCTAAGTTTAACTACAAAGAGGCTTTGAACCATCTGTCACAAATCTTTTATGGAGCAAAGGAAGTCAAGTAA
- the yfiZ gene encoding iron/heme permease yields the protein MQQGSQYSDQVTAARKRTTRLVYMVLLLMLLFGLMLYAVSVGGLSVSYQRIFNGLFVAYDSEVALIYDLRFPRIVIALLAGAGIATSGVLFQAILKNPISDPAIIGVCSGASFMVLLSSLLLPQLLFYGPLLSFVGGCVSFLMIYTLSWKKGLQPIRIILTGIAINALFLGLSRAITDFSKTSNPFVNALLSGNISQKTWADVGVLWPYTVLGLLLAIGLARQCDLLLLNDGLIRNLGIDSNYLRLGISLVAVLLAAVSTSIVGVVSFLGLIVPHIGRLLVGSKHSYLIPFSALLGAFVFLLADTLGRQLCYPLEISPAVIMSIVGGPYFIYLLRRSDVI from the coding sequence ATGCAGCAAGGTAGTCAATATTCTGATCAAGTCACAGCAGCAAGAAAAAGGACCACTAGACTGGTCTATATGGTTCTATTGCTCATGCTGCTGTTTGGTTTAATGCTATATGCGGTCTCTGTTGGGGGCTTATCTGTTTCTTATCAGAGGATCTTTAATGGCTTATTTGTAGCATATGATTCAGAGGTAGCCCTTATTTACGATTTACGCTTTCCAAGGATTGTGATTGCTTTATTGGCTGGGGCGGGGATAGCAACATCTGGGGTCTTGTTTCAGGCGATTTTAAAAAATCCTATTTCAGATCCGGCGATTATTGGGGTTTGCAGTGGGGCTAGCTTTATGGTCTTGTTATCTAGCCTGCTTTTGCCGCAGCTCTTGTTTTATGGTCCTTTGTTATCATTTGTGGGAGGCTGTGTTTCTTTTTTGATGATTTATACCTTGTCCTGGAAGAAGGGCTTGCAGCCGATACGCATCATTTTGACAGGAATAGCTATCAACGCCTTGTTTTTAGGCTTGTCTCGTGCGATTACTGATTTTTCAAAAACCAGCAATCCCTTTGTCAATGCGCTGTTGTCAGGAAATATTAGTCAAAAAACCTGGGCAGATGTTGGTGTGCTGTGGCCTTATACAGTGCTTGGCCTGCTGCTTGCGATAGGCCTAGCAAGGCAGTGTGATCTACTGCTGCTAAACGATGGCTTGATTCGTAATTTAGGCATTGATAGTAATTACCTGCGCTTAGGAATCTCGTTGGTTGCGGTCTTACTAGCTGCTGTTTCCACCTCGATTGTGGGTGTGGTGTCATTTTTAGGCCTGATTGTGCCGCATATTGGCCGCCTTTTAGTTGGCAGTAAGCATAGCTATCTCATTCCTTTTTCTGCCCTGCTTGGCGCCTTTGTCTTTTTGCTGGCAGATACCTTAGGAAGGCAGTTGTGTTATCCCTTGGAGATTAGCCCAGCTGTTATCATGAGCATTGTCGGGGGACCTTATTTTATTTATCTGTTAAGGAGGTCTGACGTGATATGA
- the yusV_2 gene encoding ABC transporter ATP-binding protein: MSHEQGLIRVEDLSFTYRDRPILDRLSFTIPKGKITTIMGANGCGKSTLLGLLTKNIPVKSGQIFLEGQAISSISLKQFAQKVAVVHQDNQAVADLLVGDLVAVASQAHRRFFKGSSQEDDDIVAWALEVTNLRELAFREMQELSGGEKQRVWIAMALAQKTGVLVLDEPTTYLDIKYQLDILALIKKINQELGMTIIMVLHDINQALAVSDCVLGLQKGAIYAQGSPQEVLDQAFVEAVFGVSLPFIEKQDRRFVLTTL; encoded by the coding sequence ATGAGTCATGAGCAAGGCTTGATTCGTGTAGAGGATTTGTCCTTTACTTATCGTGATAGGCCTATTTTAGATAGGCTGAGCTTTACCATTCCAAAAGGCAAGATAACGACAATCATGGGGGCAAACGGCTGTGGCAAATCAACCCTACTAGGTCTGCTGACTAAAAATATCCCCGTTAAGTCTGGGCAAATTTTCTTAGAGGGACAAGCTATTAGCTCTATTAGTCTTAAGCAGTTTGCCCAAAAAGTAGCCGTTGTGCATCAGGATAATCAGGCGGTAGCAGATCTTCTGGTGGGTGATTTGGTGGCTGTGGCAAGCCAAGCCCATCGGCGTTTTTTTAAGGGATCAAGTCAAGAGGACGATGACATTGTTGCTTGGGCCTTAGAGGTGACTAATCTAAGGGAATTGGCCTTTAGGGAAATGCAGGAGCTATCTGGTGGTGAAAAGCAAAGGGTCTGGATTGCTATGGCGCTTGCCCAAAAAACAGGTGTCTTAGTGCTTGATGAGCCAACCACTTATCTTGATATTAAGTACCAGCTGGACATTTTAGCCCTCATCAAAAAAATCAATCAGGAGCTAGGAATGACCATTATCATGGTGTTACATGATATTAATCAGGCCTTGGCTGTTTCGGATTGTGTGCTTGGGCTGCAAAAAGGTGCCATCTATGCCCAAGGCAGTCCACAGGAGGTTCTTGATCAGGCTTTTGTGGAGGCGGTTTTTGGGGTGAGCTTGCCCTTTATTGAAAAGCAGGATAGGCGATTTGTTCTTACCACTTTATGA
- the msbA_1 gene encoding ABC transporter ATP-binding protein, with protein sequence MNDTTEKISRAKKKMLLRRLKERIAPKRFLLYVSAFLSWLQFLMRLMSFYLIAKQFTAFLAGQALQLTRLLVILLILNAVGFGLAMIAKQLQGLASQFARDSLKQSFFDAFIAMDGQFDQQSTEADVLTVASQGIDSLDTYYSYYLSLAMLTAFNCTTVLLLVFLIYPIGGLVFILSLPLIPISIVAMQKRSKRIMNHYWSTYMDVGNLFMDDLKGLNTLYSYQADERYEESFVNKAEAFRKATMQLLGFQLQAVGYMDAVMYLGIGLSGFLAVQALSAGGISFFDFLFFILIATEFFAPIREQGYGMHLVMMNTKMADQIFGFLDSVEAVDQDKGVALPAFDRIDIQDLSFSHGEKALLRDITMTIKKGELTAVAGVSGQGKTSLAQLLLKRYQADSGQIFLGDVTIDLASKQAINQEILYVSDQSTLLNMSIYENLAMAAQLTRKELLSWIDEHGILSFIYWLPDGIDTIVGENGCHLSAGQRQQVICARALLSQRSCYIFDEATSSLDAENEAAIHRLLQQLAKQAIVIVITHKMKYLKQADQVLFLSPEQSASLASPRELYRHHLAYRQLVDTQVELEANLYG encoded by the coding sequence ATGAACGATACAACTGAAAAAATATCACGCGCAAAGAAAAAAATGCTTTTAAGGCGTTTAAAGGAGCGTATTGCTCCTAAGCGTTTTTTGCTTTATGTGTCGGCCTTTTTATCTTGGCTGCAATTTTTGATGCGTTTAATGAGCTTTTACTTAATTGCTAAGCAATTCACAGCCTTTTTAGCAGGTCAAGCCCTGCAATTGACAAGGCTGCTTGTTATCCTTTTGATTTTAAATGCTGTTGGCTTTGGCTTGGCGATGATTGCAAAGCAGCTGCAGGGCCTAGCTTCGCAATTTGCGCGTGACTCGCTCAAGCAATCCTTTTTTGATGCCTTTATTGCTATGGACGGGCAATTTGATCAGCAGTCAACAGAGGCTGATGTGTTAACGGTTGCCTCACAAGGGATTGATAGCTTGGATACCTATTATTCCTATTACCTATCGCTTGCAATGCTAACAGCTTTTAATTGCACAACGGTCTTACTGCTTGTTTTTTTGATCTATCCTATAGGGGGCTTGGTCTTTATCTTGTCTTTGCCCTTGATTCCCATATCCATTGTTGCTATGCAAAAACGCTCTAAAAGGATCATGAACCATTACTGGTCAACCTATATGGACGTTGGCAATCTATTTATGGACGATCTCAAGGGGCTAAATACCCTTTATTCCTATCAGGCAGATGAAAGGTATGAGGAAAGCTTTGTCAATAAGGCAGAGGCCTTTCGTAAGGCTACCATGCAGCTCTTGGGCTTTCAGCTGCAAGCGGTTGGCTATATGGACGCTGTCATGTATCTTGGCATTGGCTTATCTGGCTTTTTAGCGGTTCAGGCTCTGTCAGCTGGTGGTATATCCTTTTTTGACTTTCTCTTTTTTATCCTGATTGCAACGGAATTTTTTGCCCCTATTAGGGAGCAGGGCTATGGCATGCACCTAGTCATGATGAATACTAAAATGGCAGATCAAATCTTTGGCTTTTTAGATAGTGTTGAGGCTGTTGACCAAGACAAGGGAGTTGCCTTACCGGCCTTTGATCGTATTGATATTCAAGATTTGTCCTTTTCACATGGGGAAAAGGCTTTGCTAAGAGACATCACGATGACTATCAAAAAGGGTGAGCTAACAGCTGTTGCAGGTGTTTCAGGACAGGGTAAGACTAGTCTTGCACAGCTCCTGTTGAAGCGCTATCAGGCAGATAGCGGTCAGATATTCCTTGGTGATGTGACGATTGATCTGGCTTCTAAACAGGCCATCAATCAGGAAATACTCTACGTTTCTGACCAGTCAACGCTGCTTAATATGAGTATTTATGAGAACCTTGCTATGGCAGCTCAGCTGACTAGAAAGGAGCTGCTTAGCTGGATTGATGAGCATGGCATTTTGAGCTTTATTTACTGGCTACCTGATGGGATTGATACCATTGTAGGTGAGAATGGCTGTCACTTATCTGCAGGGCAAAGACAGCAGGTGATTTGTGCTAGGGCCTTATTGAGCCAGCGTTCCTGTTATATTTTTGATGAGGCTACCTCAAGTCTTGATGCTGAGAATGAAGCTGCTATTCACAGACTGCTTCAGCAATTGGCTAAACAGGCCATTGTAATTGTCATCACTCATAAGATGAAATATTTGAAGCAGGCTGATCAGGTGCTCTTTTTAAGCCCTGAGCAGTCTGCTAGCTTGGCTAGCCCAAGAGAGCTTTACCGCCATCATTTGGCCTATCGTCAATTAGTTGATACACAAGTAGAATTGGAGGCAAATCTTTATGGTTAA
- a CDS encoding ABC transporter ATP-binding protein, with translation MVKSDYSTYRLVLRLLAMMKHLLAWIALAVMFAVLGFVLTVGIPTSLAYLGLEVMAGHAITFKWLYLFVAMALLRGLVRYGEHYFGHFVAFHSLAAFRRIVFKKLRALSPARLDSQDSGHLLKMIGEDIEALEVFFAHTLAPICTAFISASLMAYYLWQVSWKLALGAIVTYVLLAVIIPVYFSNVLQSLLKKQNEGRRAYVSSFLESLRSVKDLLQFQSIEKRFKLLSNQSKHVNALDRQVAQAQFLQMAITFLALGLSILTFAYVTLFELSQQTVTFAGGLLAFVAFTASFAPFLELGRLPLGFKRAMNAARNVFQLLDEEALVDKGDQRISSVTRIAVEDLTFAYPKHQETIYHHLSVAFEKKGIIGIQGESGSGKSTLMKIIMKWYNWQAGHIFLSEVDSQTLNAASLQANFAYVPQNAQLFQQTLRDNITLGRKDISDDDIMELAEACGMKERILACDEGLDTLVRGSADFSAGEAQRLELMRALLKRADCYIFDEPTSNLDSLNEAIFIDLIKKHCRGMVFLISHRPSTLACADQLFCVRNGFLKEVNNERVNH, from the coding sequence ATGGTTAAGAGTGATTACAGCACCTACCGGCTAGTTTTACGATTGCTTGCTATGATGAAGCATTTGCTGGCTTGGATAGCTCTGGCGGTGATGTTTGCAGTGCTGGGCTTTGTGCTTACCGTTGGCATTCCTACCAGCTTAGCCTATCTGGGCTTAGAGGTGATGGCTGGTCATGCTATTACCTTTAAATGGCTTTATCTATTTGTTGCTATGGCACTGCTAAGGGGGCTTGTTCGTTATGGAGAGCATTATTTTGGGCATTTTGTTGCCTTTCATAGCCTGGCAGCCTTTCGCAGGATTGTCTTTAAAAAGCTAAGAGCACTCTCGCCGGCACGCTTAGACAGTCAGGACAGCGGGCACCTGTTAAAGATGATTGGCGAGGATATTGAGGCCTTGGAGGTCTTTTTTGCCCACACGCTTGCCCCTATTTGTACGGCGTTTATTTCAGCTAGCTTGATGGCCTATTACCTTTGGCAGGTTAGCTGGAAGTTAGCCTTGGGGGCTATTGTGACCTATGTGCTTTTGGCTGTTATTATTCCAGTGTATTTTTCAAACGTCCTTCAATCACTGCTCAAAAAGCAAAATGAAGGGCGCAGGGCTTATGTGTCAAGCTTTTTAGAGAGTCTCAGATCTGTTAAGGATTTGCTGCAATTTCAAAGCATTGAGAAGCGCTTTAAGCTCTTATCCAATCAGAGCAAGCATGTTAATGCGCTTGATCGTCAGGTGGCACAGGCTCAATTTTTACAAATGGCGATAACCTTTTTGGCTCTTGGCTTGTCTATTTTGACCTTTGCTTATGTTACTCTTTTTGAGCTGAGTCAGCAGACGGTGACGTTTGCTGGTGGGTTGCTGGCTTTTGTTGCCTTTACAGCCTCCTTTGCACCCTTTTTAGAATTGGGGCGTTTGCCGCTTGGCTTCAAGCGTGCCATGAATGCTGCTAGGAATGTCTTTCAGCTTTTAGATGAAGAAGCGTTAGTAGATAAGGGAGATCAGCGTATTTCCTCGGTAACAAGGATTGCTGTTGAGGATCTGACCTTTGCTTATCCCAAGCATCAGGAGACTATTTACCACCACTTATCCGTCGCTTTTGAAAAGAAAGGCATTATCGGTATTCAGGGAGAGTCAGGCTCTGGGAAGTCAACTCTGATGAAGATCATTATGAAATGGTACAATTGGCAAGCTGGTCATATTTTCCTGAGTGAGGTTGACAGTCAAACGCTAAATGCTGCTTCCCTACAGGCTAACTTTGCCTATGTCCCACAGAATGCGCAGCTATTTCAGCAAACACTTCGTGACAATATCACACTTGGTCGTAAGGACATTTCAGATGATGATATCATGGAACTTGCTGAGGCCTGTGGCATGAAGGAGCGTATCCTAGCCTGTGATGAGGGGCTAGATACCCTAGTGAGAGGATCAGCAGACTTTTCAGCTGGTGAAGCCCAGCGCTTGGAATTGATGCGGGCTCTATTGAAGCGGGCGGATTGCTATATTTTTGATGAGCCAACATCAAACTTAGATTCGCTGAATGAAGCCATCTTTATTGATTTGATTAAAAAGCATTGCCGGGGAATGGTCTTTTTGATTTCACATCGGCCATCCACCTTGGCCTGTGCAGACCAGCTATTTTGTGTGAGAAATGGTTTTTTGAAGGAGGTAAACAATGAAAGGGTTAACCATTAA